In the genome of Candidatus Thermoplasmatota archaeon, one region contains:
- a CDS encoding KGG domain-containing protein has product MAQEQSGRGGSRPVESESDRRLQDNLDPERRSEIGRKGGEMVSQDREHMAEIGKKGGEAVSQDREHMAEIGKKGGETSGGNRRNE; this is encoded by the coding sequence ATGGCACAGGAACAAAGCGGCCGAGGCGGATCGCGGCCCGTCGAGAGCGAGAGCGACCGGCGACTGCAGGACAATCTCGATCCCGAGAGGCGAAGCGAGATCGGCCGCAAGGGCGGCGAGATGGTGAGCCAAGACCGCGAGCACATGGCCGAGATCGGCAAGAAGGGCGGCGAGGCCGTGAGCCAGGACCGCGAGCACATGGCCGAAATCGGAAAGAAGGGCGGAGAGACGAGCGGCGGCAACCGCCGGAACGAGTGA